The segment ATGGGCTCACCTGTGATTTCAGACCTTCCAGGTAACCTCCAAGGACCCAATCCACCTACGAGTGACCAGACACGGTAAGTGCACAGGGGAAATGTTACATACAATGGGCTGATGAGATTGTTAAAGATAGCATTGAGACACTGCATGGGAGCATGGACTAACTCTGCATCCCAGTTTCACCCTAACCAAGAGCTGCTGATTTTCAAACCCTGGCTCTGACTCAGTTTCATCATCCATAACCGAAACTAAGAACACAGTATAGCCTGCCATCTCACTGTCTTGAGCATTACAATCTGCACATTTAATAATGCAGACTAATGCACATTATTTTGAAAAGGTTTGGTTGTTTTCACAGTCTGTATTCGGCCCACAGTGTTGGTTATTTTGTGTAGACCCAGACATAACTTACCACAAGTGAAACTATGTGGAGTATGAAACCCCCATTAAgccactgtatattttactattattcCATGAATATtgtacaacaacagcaacaatccCTCTGTAGACTCTCTACATTTACAATAATCCTGTAGACATTTTGGTACCTGGGTTAGATTAGTCTACTCTAACTGAGAGCAAATAAACATGGAAAGTGAGGAAGAGGAATGCTTGCCACTTAGCCGGGCAAATGTGGTTTTACTAACACTGAGGTTACAGCTACATGTGGACATatgaaaaccaaagaaaatatTGACCAGGTTGAAACAGTATTTGAATACTATTACTAGTATATACCCAAATCAGTCAAACAGATCATGCTGGACCACCTGGGTAGGCCAAAACCCTCCACTAGAAATGCCGCGGGAACATGGGGAAGGAGAGTAAGAATTTGAACGGGAAAGTACAATACTTtgtattcaaaataaaaatagtccCAGCACTCAGTGCTCTCTAGCTGTCATAGACTGTATTCATTTGACGTACGCTGTGTGACACTGAGGTTAGGTAttgttgtgtcttttgtgtATAGCACAGCTAAAatcacaccccccccccccctccctctgtgtcCTCAGCTGGCCACATATCCTTCCTCAAGATAAATGATGacatctgaaaacaaaagttGTCCTCTTTTCCAACCGCTAGCCTTACCAAACAATCGTAGAGTCGGGTTCCTTACTCACCCCTCTGGTGTTTGGCTTTCATGAGGTGGTGTCATTTTAGAGTTGTCCTCTCACTCCCCTCTTGGCACCCAGCGCTTGTGACACACTcctgttttattcagaaaacAATCTGACCTGATCACTATCCATGTGGAGGTTTTTATctttgagggttttttttttcctgtcttgaGTCGTCCATCTTTTTTATTCTATtcaagcttttttctttttatgaagaGAGTGAGTCAAATGCTGTTAGACTGTTGCAATTCAGAAGCTATTTCTTCGACAAAAGGCCACATTTACTGAGGACATAATTGCTAATCAATTGGGGAAGAAAAGTGTTGTGTAACCTACCcatgaaataacaataagatTTATGGTCAGGTCATTAAAAAAATGGATTATTCTATTACAGCCCCACCAGTTTAATTGTGAGCTAATATTTGCTGTAGTGGCAGCTGTGTTATCCAATAGGCCTCAGTGTTGAGTAGAATTTTCTGATGTTTCTGCAGAGAGCGAATGAAGGCTATGGAGCAACAGATTGCCAGCTTGACTGGTCTTGTTCAGCATGCACTTTTAAAGGGGCCAAACACTAGTGGCACCAAGGAGCCTCTAAGGTAAGCAATCACAGTATAGGGCAGAGTGAGGCATCAGGGGAAATGGAGTTTCAAATGAAAAGCCTAGCCATCCAGCCAGAGTGGAAAAGATAAAGTATCCCTTCTATTATGGCCATATCAAACATTGAGGTCAAATAGCATCTGGTGAAGAGGAAACAGGTTTGACTGTGAATCTGATATTGAAGTAATTTGCTCTCTAGATCAATGGCCACTGTGTATGGTTTATCTGGCTGCATTTCACCTCTTTGCATTTCAATCTTCTCTGTGGAGAGcttgtgtaaatgtttgctTGACAGTGTAAACGGTCTGAGTCAAGTGAATTTGTGTGTTCTGATGCAATGCTGATGAACTTTGTTAACCTCATTAACATCATTTTAACCTCTCTGGTTTGTCAGTGTTTCCTATAATACTTTGCTGCTAATACTAACCTGTAAATCTAAAGTGTccaaaaatcttttctttttatgatcAAAAACCTGCTCTTACAAAATTTTCTCTGGCAACAGTGAGAGACCACCAAAGACATCATCTCCTGCCCACAGTGCAAATAGCTCAGGTTAGTATCACTGTTACTCTGTAcaatttctttacttttttttttttttatatataaacaagAGATTTAGCACCATAATGTCTTGTGCAGACAAGCCCACACATCAGTGTCAGTCAGCACTCTGCAATGAGCAGTGCTGCAGGGCGGGAAAACAAAGTCGGGTTTCTTTGCTTGTCAGCGGCTCATATTTCCTCACAGTCCTTTCCCCCCGTACATCTAGTTTAATAGTAGTTAAGAGGAGAGAGCCAGCACAGCTAACACAAGCCCCTCAGAGCACTTCTTAAAACAAGACACCATTACTTCTCAAGCCTGCCAGGATGATTCAGCGATTCAATCTTTGCTTCGCAGCTCTGTGGCCAGATCTAGGTTTGATAAAAAGGCCAACCACACCAGCGGCACAGAGAAAACCCAACTCTATTTATGTGTCTTGGGAGTTAATCTCATGTCTCATGACACATTTCTAATGTAGCTTTTGGAGAGATTTACTTGTCATGTTATGCTTGAGTGTGAGTCTTCAAAATCAGAAGAATCAGCAGCaatggctttttctttttttttttttttttttttggagtcaCATTCTCATTTGTGTCACCACACAGCCTGCACCCTTTTTTGATGGACCTTATGTTCTCAAGGCTCAAAACACAAGCACCAGTGTACTTTGTGCAACCTGCACTTCAGGTCTAGGCAGTCGTCAGGTAATATGCAAGTCAGAGAGAGTGAATAGGCCTTTGGGATTATGAAGAcaaaagtttgttgttttacttccCAGCAGAAAGAGAGTGTTTGTGGCACAGGAACTTATCGGTACACTCTGGACATTCCCCTGGCTTATTGTGTAACTCACAGGCAGAGACTCTACTTTCTCTAATAGACTTGGTGCTTCTGAGGTTAAAGGATTGGTTCTccaaaattacaaaacaaatattttttgcagatagttttggttttatttgtccaTGTATTGAGATATCCATATTTGGGATTCATGCCTCAAACCCAATTTAATGGAGGTTAATGAATTTGCGGTGTCCACAGCTATGAAAAATGATATGTGaaaaatgcaacacaaacatgtctttgCATAAACAATTTTTCAGTTCCTGTGGATAATGCACACTTCTTAGAACTACTTTCCATAAGATATAGTCCTTTGGAAAACCTGTTATACTTGTTCTGTAGATTATCTAGAGTAATACCCACATTAGTTTCTGGAATAAGAGTTGTTTctgtaaaagtaaaaccaaaactaaattTATCTAGACGTAAATGAAAAAACGTTGAGTtgtcatttaaatgaattaaagccAAAgagttaatgtttttaattcaaactgCTCTGTGGTTTCGAGTCCATTTATCTACAGATTTAAATGAACTCCTTCATAAAACCATCATCTGTGTGTAGATGATAACTAAAGttcaaaaagtcaaaagttACAGGCGAGATTCTGAAAatggatttaattaaattattattgttgttggcCATTTAGGGACTAGCACCCAAACCACAAATAGTAGCTCTCTTGGTTTCAACCTCTTCTGAAATCTGTTGACAGACATTTCAGAGGTGCAGCCAGTATAtctgtgtttattgtgcagGCAAAAAGACAGCCACACAGAGTTCAGGCATTCATTTCTAAATGTTAGGGCTATTAAGTCAGACCAGCGTGTTACCAGGAGAAATTGTCTTTGCAGACATGTAAAATCAAACCAGTATTTTGCAGACCAAAGTCAGACTTGATGGTAGCATGAGGGTTTGGAAAAGAACAACACTGTCCACTCACACTAAGGGGAGAGTTATCTTTTTATTTGAGTTTGTCCTTGATCAATAATAGTAGGTCTAATTTCTACTGTAATGGAATAATATTGGCTGTTATAAATGGTGATATGTATGGTGTCTGAAGTGTTCCTAGGATATTTGCATCAGCagataaatgaacacattttcatttcgAGTACGGTTTGGAATTCTTTTTATCTTGGCTCAGGTGGTTCTCCGGTCTTAGCTCCCAAGAGCAGTGCCACCCCTTCGGACAAGGGTACAGTTCCTCTCAAACTCAATCTCCTGCAGTTCAGGAAGAATGTTTCTGACCTCAGGATGCAGCTTCATCAGATGAGACAACTGCAGGCAAGACCTCTCaccttttaattaatttagagCGTGGTAGTCCCCGTTCGGATGTCCACCTATGGGAATGCATGCGAGGGACTGTGAACCTTAATGGTATCTAGCTAGACCGAGCCCGGCAATATTACATTCCACTGTGTGTTTCCCTGCAGCTCCAGAACCAGGAGGCATTACGGTTTCAGCTCAAGCGGGCCGAGCAGGAAATCAGCGTTAAACTTGCAGAGGCCATGCGGCGCCTGGAGGACCCTGTCCAGAGGCAGAGAACTTTAGTAGAAGAGGACAGGCACAAGTACTTGGGCCTGGAGGAGCACGTCCTCACACAGCTCAGGTAAGACTGAGCCCTGTCCTCACTAGATCGACTTCCAGGAGAGCCTTTATATCAGGCTCGTGTATTTCCTTATTGAATGTTTCTTCTTAGTAGTTTTTCACTCCTTGCATAAGAGTTGCAGAGCTTGATGATGAggtaattaaatttttttaaccCCCCTCCCCTTTGAAAAGCCAACGCCCTCTGAACTGCAGTGCACAGGTTGATACAGGCAAGTGGTGCCTGCCTCCGAGAGACAGAAATATAGAACAAAGGACTCAACTGTGGGGTAATTACTCACTATTGTGCTCCTATTTTAATTCACTTGCAGAATCTTGCCAACAGGGAGCTGTAATTGAATCCTTTTTATTTGGATGTTTACAGGCAAGGTCAAACAGCATTGTTATGCTAGATAGtggtgaacatacagtatgctcCAATAAACGCCATGATAGCAGTTTGTGGAGAAATGAAGAGGCAAGTAGGTGGATTAAGCTCTCTGTTGCTCTTGGTATCGAGCCAGTTGTGAGTCAGCAAAACATGACTGCTGACACTTTAAATAAGGGTAGGTAATTAGGGCTGCTTGGCTTTAAGACCATAGGGGAGACTGTGGTGTGAAAACCACTGCCCTctaaagaggaaaagaggaaaactaaATCTATCGTGACCTACGGGGCACATTGtgttacattttacacaattcTGTGGCTCACTACATTCACTTGTGAAGTGTCACCACTGTATGTGGCATAGTTTGCAAGTAATCCAACAATAGCAACACTCGAAAAAGCCAAGAAATAAATCAATGCCAGGACTATTAAACATGATCATCTGGCTTCTATTGATGGTGGCGACAAAGCTTCCacaaagcaaaaatacaaaGCATTTATCCAGCGCCACAAAAGCGCTTGGAAATGAGTTGTCATCTCAAAGCTATGTCAGGATTTCTTTATCTTTAGTTATATGCTTTAGATCCAATTCTGTAAGCATTCACTTGCTAGcagtaatttacagtatatgaaagAGAATACAAAAGGCACAGGGGGGGGGTATCTAATTCCATGACGTTTGCCTTGTTTACTCTGACACACTGAGATATTAATTTTCGAGACATTTagcatctgtttttttctgtgggtATAAAAAAGGGAAACTATGTTTCCTTTGTCCTCAGCTGGAATTTCCCATCATCATTCCTATTACCAACAGGCCTTGGCATAGCAGGGCATTTAACACACCGTCTCCTTGTTGCCTTTCCCTCTCCCATTAGGGGACTTCTATAAAAGACTGTTTCTCAAGGGTACCTGACCACAATGAAACACCATTTTCGTCCCTCTCATGCAATCCAGCACTGCACACAATGTTATCATTCGCCACATTTCCCCTTGGAGCAGGCCGTTTTCTCGAGCACTGGGATGGCTATGAAGAAGCGCGATATGTTTTCTATGTGAGGAAGtgctctgtcacacacaaaaaaaaagctctcaTTCAGTGTGTAAACATCTGCGGTTTTGGGATGAGATTCAATCCAATCTAGTCTTAGTAATCCAGTTTAGTACGGAGAGTTCATTTCAGAGTGACTGTTTATCCCATAcagacatattttacatatgaTCCCATTTTCACCTTGTTTTTATCAAATCACGGTCCTAAATCTGCTCTCACCTTTATACAGTCAGTCACTTCATAACCTTGAATATAAATGATTTTGTCATGCCCCCTGGTGTTTGTAaggagtaaataaaatgtaaagtcCTCATGATCCGtctgtttttactgcatttctCTTACATTAAAATTGTGCCAGGTACATTAATGTCAGgaacaaatattaataaatacaattaacaaTTATCAGTGATGATTATCAGTGAAGCCATTGTATTTTCTGTCCACTGACTATTTTTTCTGATCTTCAGATTAATTTTCCATTGTCTTTTTGTGGTATACATGCAGCACAATGTTCTTGTTCTGTGCATTAGATATAGGAAAACTGTTTTCACTCAAACTCTAATTACtttgttctctgtttgtttctgcagtgaGCTGGAGCTGTTTGTAGCTTCTCTGCAGAAGGACTCAGCAGCAACACACAGAGTGGTGACCCTGAAGGATGTGGAGGAGGGAGCCGTGACACTGAGGAAGGTGGGAGAATCTCTGGCAGGGCTCAAAGGTAAGATGGTAATATTCGTACTACTGGGGACACTAGTGTTTTTCTAGAAGTTACTGTTCAGTAATGTGACATACATTAGTGTAGCATACAGTAGCTTAGTCTTCTATGTTATTGTCTTTACCAGAGAGAtgctaatacacacacacaatatatcATGATGTATTAAATAGTCAACATGATGTTCAAAGCAGTAAATCGTATGCTGTGTTGCACAAATTATTCATTTGACTTCATTTGATTTTGAGAAGAATACCATGATAAAATTCCTTTTgaagtacatacagtaaaagatTATATCAGATAACTATCAGATAACTATTCAAAGGTGTCAGTGTATCCCACTGAACATCTAACATTGGTAATAAGCTGGTAACCCTCTCATTGCAGTCTAAATGTTATTGTGATGCTTTCACACACTATAATGATTAACAGTGCAGGCAGTTAAAATACTGCTGtaatcagaaaaagaaatgccaTTGAAAATAATGTTCCTAAACAAGCTGTTTACAAAATATTTGCATGTCTCTTTGCGTAGGAGAGTTCCCAGCCCTACAAACCAGGATGCGAGCTGTGCTCAGGGTGGAAGTGGAAGCTGTAAAGTTTCTGAAGGAGGAGCCACATAAACTGGACAGTATGCTGAAAAGGGTCAAGAGCCTGACTGACACACTCAGCAGTCTGAGAAggtaaaggaaagaaaatgtagagaaaaaaatgtcaaaggaGATAAAGTAGGCATCGGGAGAGGAGGCTGCTATAGTATGGGGGATAAGAGTGGGAGAGAAcagaagatgaaaacagaaagcagtcTCCACTGCTACTCATTGAGGCCTGTGATGTGGGAGATTGTACTATGTGATGATAGTGGCAAGGCAGCCTTCATCTTTTCAAAGAGGTCATTCCATGTGGACAGAGCAGTATGACGTCCAGCTTGATTTACTTCCATCGCCTTCACTGAACCGATAAGTGAATTAATTTGGTGGACACTGCAGCTCctcatttccatttaaatatgTCACAGATACCAAACTCACTCCAGACTTTTCGCCCCGTCTTGCCCTCCACTACTCACTCGTCTTTCATCTGAAACATGTGCGGTTGCCAAACCATAGGACACATTGTCATAACTTTTTGTTCTTACCCCTCACATTGGAGTATGAACATTACTTGACAGCATTATTataaagtttgatttatttttaaattggatggaacatcaacatgtttttgcaTACTAATACGACTTTGGTTGTGAAATCGGTCCAGGTCAGGTTTAGATTTAAACCCAAGAGTGTATAttttttgcctgtgttttcCACATTGTTTGAATCACACACTGTTTCCCCCCCCTCTCTGCAGATGTGCTACTGAGGGTCCTCAGAAAGGACCGGATCCTTCTGCTAATGTCTCAGTGGAAAACAGCGCTCCAGCTGAGGTCCCTGCAGAAGTTCCCTCAGCAATAGTCCAGCCTGGCTCCACCTCAGCCCCACTTGAGCCCCAGAACTCCACCATCAGATCAGAGGTTATGCCTTCCTCCCCAGTGGTCATTCATCATGTCCAGAGCTCCCCGGTCCACATGCACCAGTCCCAGCAGTCTGCAGCCTTAACTGCTCAGCCCAGTCCCCCATTGACCCCCAGCCCCACTCAGGTTTCTAATCCAAACCCTTGCAAGAGTCGAGGCAGGGAGTCTCCTAAAGGGGGCGCCTCCGAATCCCAGAGTCCCACATTTCATAAGAAGGCACAAGGGAATAATGTCAATGGAACTACCAGCACGGACCTTGTCATagaggagctgcagagcagTCAAGACAAGAGCAAAAACAGAGCCATGTTCATAGAGGTATAGTTGTTTACCCAACCAGAAGCATATGGTCCTTTTCTTAATCTCACATAGTAAAGCTGTGGTCAGATCGTGGGGATATCCTTCCCACTACATTCATTTAAATCTCTGAATTAATAATGTTCATCTCTGAAACTTACAGGCAGCGGAGAAGGAGtgggaagagaggagacaaaacatGAGTCATTACGATGGAAAAGAGTTTGAGAAGATCCTTCTAGAGGCCCAGGCCAACATGATGAAGGGCATTCCCAGCATAGAGGCAGAGGAGAGCCCAGCACTGCCACTCGCTGCCACCGGAGAACAAGCTCACATCCAAAATCTTGTGGATTCACCTTCAACAGGTACAACTTTAGCTTTAACTTACTACACAGGCACATTTTACACGTTTTACTATACAGTGTCCAAATTATTCCTACATAATTTAAATGATCTTTATGACAGAAGAGCCCCAGTCTGAGCGTCACTCAGACAAACCAGCCAAGAAGGGGGCTGAGAAGCTCCCTAAGACTATGATGGAGAAACAAGCCAAACCTGTACTGGAGAAGCTTTCCAAGACAGCCACAAAGCCTGCACCCCTTGACAGTTTTACTAAGCAGGGGTTTGAAAAGTCCAACAAgtccccaccaccacctcctccaagAAAAACCTACTCCAGCTTGAGCTCAGGCTTGACCACAACCCGCTCTGGTGAAGTGGTCTACACCAGCAGGAAGGACAGCGTCTCAGCTCAGGTCAGTCTGGTCAGTGGTTGTTCGGtggtcaaacagcagctgcagattGTTTTCTCATTCTCTATTCTTGTATTGTCAGTGGAAGAAAAGTCTTCTCTTTGTAACTATTCACATTTCTTTGCATCTTgcagtttgcatgtttgtttttaaattcacagtttCAACACGGAGAGCTTTCCCAGCAGTGCACAGTGCAAGTTTACCAAGTAAAGACCAAAGAGGCTGTTTGCAGAACTGAAAGGAAGCGAAAAATAACTAATCCAAAACTTGAAAAGAGAAACTCACCACTACCTCTATAGCtaacaaatgaacacatttcatgcacacaaaaaagGCAAATTAGAGCTGCATGATTTATGACTTTGTCCCAGACCTTTATGCATCACAAACATGAGAGGGAGCGCTCTGTTGAATCTGACCCTACAGTTGTCTTAACCTTTAAAGCATTTTGGTGTATGACCTAgaaaattaaagattaaatcaTTCTACAGGAGGGTGAAGAAGAAGTCCTACCTCCCACTCCGCAACCCAAACCTGCCAAGGTTCCACCGGAGACCAAGCCCAAGCCTGCTACTCCTCCCCCAGTTACTGCCTCTGTTACcaatgaagaggaggatgaaggggACAAGATCATGGCAGAGCTCCAGGTTAGACGCATATGTACATTCAAGCACTCACACAAACATTCCCTGAAGCACATTAATTAGAGTGTGTGAAGGTGTCTGTCTGGATTTTTCGATGTTCTGCATTGTGGAAGTGGGTTGCCTTCATGTGGTGATTGACTTCCTCAGAAGTGGCAAAGGATAGGCACTGACAGCTGCCAAAagagttctttcttttttctctttgatttgaaattcagttttgttAGGTGTGGGGTCTAGGTGGCAGTGGTCGAGATACTCAAATTCCCTCCCTCCCCAAAATCTTTGTCCCCATTTCCCCTCACTTTTCTCTTCAGGTTTTCCAGAAGTGCACAGTTAAGGATGTAGTGGTGAAAAATTTGGTAGAGCCCACCACTCGAATTGAACCACAAATCAGAGAACTAAGACCAGGGGCCTTATTGccccaaaaagagaaaaaggtaaaatataTGTCGCCGTGCAGCTGCCCAGCTAACTGCCTGCCTCTGCCAACTGTCTGACACAATCAAAGGCTGTGTTCTAACCATTCTACAACTTTTGCATCCTTGCTTTGGCTCGAGAGAAACCTGTAACAGCTGCCTCCAAAAACCTCCTTTCCTTGCTGCCTcattttctttacctcttttGATTCTGCTGGACATCACAGCTCGAACATCTTCAGGATTAAGTCTGCATAAAGATATGCCTCTCAAAAGATGCTGTGTCTTTCGTGTGCCTGGACCAGACAACTATGTGTTTTGCCActgatttaattttcatttgtcttttttctccaAATCAATAAAGACCTCagcactgtattttattatttaaatcgTCTTGTGTCTTTCTTTAATGACATGTCTTCATACGAAATCAACAAAGCAAATATTTCTCAAATGATTAACAATTgagagaaacaacattaaaattcCCTTTGTACTGTAGGCACAACCTGTTTTTGCAGACTTGGTTCACTAGAGGTCAGTCTGACCACTTTGCATGCTCTTTCCCTCACTTATACTTTCCTGagaaattacttttttgtttttctatgtctTTGCACAACTTTACCCCAGTTTTCTTTCCTAGCTTTAAACCCGTGTAACCACTAcaatgctgtatttttttacatttaggtaAATTCATAAGACACGGAAGTTCAAATGCAACAAATTTGACTAGTTCACAGCTGAGATTTGAAATATACAGAGGTGTACGATGACTAGTGGTACTGTAAGCTAGTAcctaaatattaaaacattaatgatgGTAGTTTTTCAGAGACTGTAGCCCAAATTATTTTACTAAATAGTGAAAGTAGTGTTACAGTAGTGTCTACAGTACACAATGTTTgaacaagagaagaaagaatatatataaaagtgaATGCACTAGAAAACATAATCTAAATGTAGAATTGTTAACTTTACCAAGCACAAAAAAATAAGCAACATTTTAGCAGAGTTTAAACTACTTATAGTCATAGCTTACAAAGAGTTAAAAGGTAATTGCCCTCTGCAGTGTGGGCACTGTGGATGCTACAGCAGTCATATACAGCCCCCTGGCACACCAGTTGCACAGTAATATTATTCCCTCACACACTGTTCTAGCAGAGTTCAGAGCCCAGTCAGGAGGATAAAGATCCAGACACTGATGAAAATGGGAATACTACTATGAGACAGAGCCAAGGGGTATGTATGCCATTTAGTTATTACACTATATTCATGCATAGTTAATGCAGTGTATATTCTAGAGTAATTTTAAAGTTGGAAATTATGtgataattgtttttttatttcacaatcaCAGGTCATATACTATGTGACTGGCCAGATTCACAAAGATCATCCATCATTGTCAGGAACGGAGGAATCCACTGAACATCGAGAGCCCACACAGACTTCAACACAGGTGTCAAATGTCAATGTTAATGACAGTTCTCCAAGCCAGGAAAATCAGCAGCAGCCAAAGCCTACATCACCCAACTCACCTCCACCAATAACACCTCCACCTATATCACCTAAGCCTGTGGGACTGAATGGAATCAAACTTCCAAAGAAGCACATTAAACGCTCGGAGTCCTTGAAGACAAGTGCAGAAATGGAGAAGGGAAAAATCctcaacaaaataaacactgaaaagaaaagtaaaatcatTCAGGAGCATGTTTCTTCCAGGAAGAATAAAATACATGAGCCTACGGTAACTACAATAACCAGTAAGCCTAAAGGTTCTGTTGCTCCACCTAAAAAGGCTTCTAGGGAGGATAGTGATCCATATAAGGCTTTTAGTAATGAGAGCGATGAGGGGGCTAGTCTTAGTCCGGATTTACCTGGAGAGGAggcacctccacctccagacaACATAGCATTTATGATCACTAACACCAAAGTCCAGGCACTGTCTTGTGGCGAATACCAGGAACTGGTCAATGCCAAGAAGGGAAGTGTCCAGACAGTTACTGTAGGTGGTGCCACAAACAGGGGGAATGTCACAGCAGATTCCACTGCACCACAGGATAATGGCTTTACCAAGAAGCCCGTCATCATCATTTTTGATGAGCCCATGGACATCCGTTCTGCTTACAAGCGCCTGTCCACCATCTTTGAATGTGAAGAGGAACTGGACAGGATGCTAGCAGAAGAGCGCATCgaggaggagagtgaggagtCGGACACAGAGAGGAGTGGTGGGCTGCAGGTAAAAGCTGGAGAGACTGAGATGACGGATGGCACAAAGGTCAGCTCTTCAAAAAGTTCTGCTGATCTTGTTAGCTTATCATCCTCATCTTCGTCTTCAATATCTGAAATAACAGATGGTGGAATAAACTTGGAGTCAAATGGAGATGCCAAGCAGGATGGTAAGAAgaagttcaagttcaagtttcCCAAGAAACAGCTGGCGGCACTTACCCAGGCGATTCGCACGGGCACCAAGTCAGGAAAGAAGACTCTACAAGTTGTTGTGTATGAAGACGAGGAGGAATCAGATGGAACTGTCAGGCAGCATAAAGAAGCAAAGAGATTTGAGATTACACGCTCAAAATCTTTGGCAGAAACCTCCAAGGCAGCAGGCTCAGCTATGCTCAAGAGGCAGAACTCGGACTCCTCCTGCAGGACCGATGAAATCCGAAAGAGCACATACAAAACACTGGACAGCCTAGAACAAACCATCAAGCAGCTTGAGAATACAATCAGCGAGATGGGACCATGCTCCCCCGAGGAGCAAGTTTCTACAGAGGAGGCTAAAGCAACAAATAGGAAAACCTCAGAAGGAGTAGGGCTGAAGAGgtcttcctctctccctgcGTCTAGAGGGTTAGGTCCTACGGTACCCAGCAAAAATTCTTTGCAGAAGAAGAGTAAACCTCAGCTCCTTCCTCGCCCTGTAGTCATCCCTACTACCAACACTACGACCACCTCAACTACTGTCCCCAGTGCCCCCAGCATCATACAACAGGTCTCTCTCTAGCTCTTGCTGCTCCGGGAGGCTTTGGGTCCTTCTTTATTGTTTCCAACCTACCTTCACTTCAACCCTAACCACTGATACGACAGATTATTAATCCACAGGTGCTTTGAAATATTGGAAATGTCCCCCGTGGCTTTCTCCCTCTGTGAAATCATGGTGACATGATTGGGGGTGGCATTTTGTTGGGTTCCTGGCAaccatctttctctttcagttcaACTCTGAGGTTTTCCACAAGTAGCACATTCATCATCAGAGACACTTTCATGATGATTAAGCGCTGATATCTCT is part of the Anabas testudineus chromosome 2, fAnaTes1.2, whole genome shotgun sequence genome and harbors:
- the si:ch211-285f17.1 gene encoding sickle tail protein homolog isoform X6, with the protein product MSKASRLARPPSAGVGSKLPSPRKECPGTVAAAGRARMLTVGEKLMRAGSDGILNRQKSLTTVVPLDKSQSETQAEVQSPNQSPDEKGQNMEIVLPKSRISPPKASSHQQGTVHKQTKSNLKVTSPEDSEHISRRQASPNGTPASRGDAKGSRTVPRRHTLGGARSSREILAMQPSDMDKKREAFLEHLKQKYPHHASAIMGHQERLREQSRSPKHGPSPQPAVGDQVDHLSLASLESLDAMSEADAPTAFTRGSRVRASLPVVRSANQTKDRSLGVLYLQYGDETKQIRMPNEITSIDTVRALFVSAFPQQLTMKMLESPSVAVYVKDDMRNMYYELTDVRNITDHSCLKVYHKDPAQAFSHGPRPANGDARMHNEMVHAGREGQHPLRQPPMVPPAHHPMQGALSPTPHSMPPSPSRIPFGSRQGSIPGSATMPRDRIANANPSVRSISPCPSAILERRDVKPDEDMGGKSHTLARGNEGLYADPYMLQEGRMSVSTAHGPHPNPGLDGPEHVMGGFHRASIRSTSSYGGPSPTDTIDHPSLYRQKSRNSQLPTLGSKTPPPSPHRVTEVRMIDIHGGPPHGIPPHGVPIERSSPVRQSFRKEEVTGTKARNNMGSPVISDLPGNLQGPNPPTSDQTRERMKAMEQQIASLTGLVQHALLKGPNTSGTKEPLSERPPKTSSPAHSANSSGGSPVLAPKSSATPSDKGTVPLKLNLLQFRKNVSDLRMQLHQMRQLQLQNQEALRFQLKRAEQEISVKLAEAMRRLEDPVQRQRTLVEEDRHKYLGLEEHVLTQLSELELFVASLQKDSAATHRVVTLKDVEEGAVTLRKVGESLAGLKGEFPALQTRMRAVLRVEVEAVKFLKEEPHKLDSMLKRVKSLTDTLSSLRRCATEGPQKGPDPSANVSVENSAPAEVPAEVPSAIVQPGSTSAPLEPQNSTIRSEVMPSSPVVIHHVQSSPVHMHQSQQSAALTAQPSPPLTPSPTQVSNPNPCKSRGRESPKGGASESQSPTFHKKAQGNNVNGTTSTDLVIEELQSSQDKSKNRAMFIEAAEKEWEERRQNMSHYDGKEFEKILLEAQANMMKGIPSIEAEESPALPLAATGEQAHIQNLVDSPSTEPQSERHSDKPAKKGAEKLPKTMMEKQAKPVLEKLSKTATKPAPLDSFTKQGFEKSNKSPPPPPPRKTYSSLSSGLTTTRSGEVVYTSRKDSVSAQEGEEEVLPPTPQPKPAKVPPETKPKPATPPPVTASVTNEEEDEGDKIMAELQVFQKCTVKDVVVKNLVEPTTRIEPQIRELRPGALLPQKEKKSSEPSQEDKDPDTDENGNTTMRQSQGVIYYVTGQIHKDHPSLSGTEESTEHREPTQTSTQVSNVNVNDSSPSQENQQQPKPTSPNSPPPITPPPISPKPVGLNGIKLPKKHIKRSESLKTSAEMEKGKILNKINTEKKSKIIQEHVSSRKNKIHEPTVTTITSKPKGSVAPPKKASREDSDPYKAFSNESDEGASLSPDLPGEEAPPPPDNIAFMITNTKVQALSCGEYQELVNAKKGSVQTVTVGGATNRGNVTADSTAPQDNGFTKKPVIIIFDEPMDIRSAYKRLSTIFECEEELDRMLAEERIEEESEESDTERSGGLQVKAGETEMTDGTKVSSSKSSADLVSLSSSSSSSISEITDGGINLESNGDAKQDGKKKFKFKFPKKQLAALTQAIRTGTKSGKKTLQVVVYEDEEESDGTVRQHKEAKRFEITRSKSLAETSKAAGSAMLKRQNSDSSCRTDEIRKSTYKTLDSLEQTIKQLENTISEMGPCSPEEQVSTEEAKATNRKTSEGVGLKRSSSLPASRGLGPTVPSKNSLQKKSKPQLLPRPVVIPTTNTTTTSTTVPSAPSIIQQNTSVASPTSRMPVPLSVKSRQSPGTTDKAGKQQKLQDAQRQFRQANGSAKRVGGDHKTTSPTIHTSKIPAFNPSSTKGSSQSAQNSDATNPINPSSCSSVTKSSILSSHTPRSSSLPSSHIPSLCNGSLKLHPTSSQHTGKALLFSSQTQNGRVHSSSSSFSSSSSSSSSPSPSPLSPTPLGPGGKSIRTIHTPSFTSYRSHNGSSGKSCIPTATAAKDTT